A window from Pyrococcus yayanosii CH1 encodes these proteins:
- a CDS encoding ABC transporter permease, with protein MGMGKYLLIRAINALIVLGIVTLVVAALFVKVAEKNLTDQIISQVNAEYQSLLQKGRAPEDPEAWKQARIEYYKQLYHLDKPYWWRVFYYAKRTITLDFGNTRIPIFGTERNVKNIIALALPRTILLFTTAQIIVIIIGLLLGVKAAQKVGSFFDRALSILALLTTSIPMWWFGMIMLLIFAFKLGWFPANSMPDPNLTGLAHVLDVAKRLVLPIITIVFVLFGGWAWVTRNIMVGTMQEDFIMAARAKGVPERKVIYGHALRASAPPIVTMTIFSLLASLGGAIITESVFNWPGMGRVYWIAIETNEINLVMGLTFINVALYLAGVIIADISYGFLDPRVRVGASARV; from the coding sequence ATGGGGATGGGTAAATACCTGCTCATAAGAGCTATCAACGCTCTAATAGTTCTTGGAATAGTGACACTGGTGGTGGCAGCGCTCTTCGTGAAGGTCGCTGAGAAGAACTTGACTGACCAGATAATCTCTCAAGTAAATGCCGAATATCAAAGCCTGCTCCAAAAAGGTAGGGCACCCGAAGACCCTGAGGCTTGGAAGCAGGCGAGAATTGAGTACTACAAGCAGCTCTACCATCTCGATAAGCCATACTGGTGGAGGGTCTTTTACTATGCCAAGAGGACGATAACCCTCGACTTCGGAAACACAAGGATTCCAATCTTCGGAACCGAGAGGAACGTCAAGAACATTATAGCCCTGGCCCTTCCAAGAACGATTCTCCTGTTTACAACGGCCCAGATAATAGTCATAATCATAGGGCTGTTACTCGGTGTCAAAGCGGCTCAGAAGGTTGGTAGCTTCTTCGACAGGGCCCTCTCAATATTGGCATTGCTAACGACCAGCATACCGATGTGGTGGTTCGGAATGATAATGTTACTCATCTTCGCATTCAAGCTTGGCTGGTTCCCCGCGAACTCGATGCCTGATCCGAATCTCACCGGCCTCGCCCACGTCCTCGACGTCGCAAAGAGGCTAGTCTTGCCAATAATTACAATAGTGTTCGTCCTCTTTGGAGGATGGGCCTGGGTCACCAGGAACATAATGGTCGGAACCATGCAGGAGGACTTCATCATGGCGGCAAGGGCCAAGGGCGTCCCTGAGAGAAAGGTAATTTATGGCCACGCCCTTCGTGCATCGGCCCCGCCAATCGTGACCATGACGATATTTTCCCTACTTGCCTCATTAGGTGGTGCAATAATCACTGAGAGCGTCTTCAACTGGCCCGGAATGGGCAGAGTTTACTGGATAGCAATCGAAACCAACGAAATAAACCTCGTCATGGGACTGACGTTCATAAACGTTGCCCTATATCTAGCCGGAGTAATAATAGCCGACATATCTTATGGGTTCCTCGACCCAAGAGTCAGGGTAGGCGCCTCGGCCAGGGTGTGA
- a CDS encoding ABC transporter permease, translating to MRWVDIKDSISNFWFEFKRQKTGLLGIALLIFWILVAIGAPYITEPNIPEKWRQSAWIDYPKTVPPTWTGIFTGVKEAPHEIIPMEELQKYTSVEDGIIKIDIPYNMKYDIPPQDIVIRNISGNSTNRRLRPSLSLYIVRPDGKTVTLLSGIKIKGATDIQIARDNEVRKNVIEWVKQETGIQLDPNKEFQLMTTLDTLRIVFAQLTPDIFDSPQPLMGEYHIIIEVKTPKGTSVDLSGTEVILTGRTYGHLGTDDKGRDLFAGIVWGSRVSLTIGIATAVLTVLVGIFYGVTAAYFGGWTDEIMMRFQEFMASIPSLPILILLGTYFGGHIALWQIVLLLVLFGWVGIARVARSMAYQIKEQTYVEAAVALGAGTGRIIFKHMMPQLLPYAFAQMALSVPGAVLAEASLSFLGLGDPTQVTWGQILHDAQVAGAAVNGYWWWVIPPGLAIALVALTFVLLGTALDRVLNPRLRRL from the coding sequence ATGAGGTGGGTCGACATAAAGGACTCCATCTCAAACTTTTGGTTCGAGTTTAAGAGACAGAAGACTGGGCTGCTCGGTATAGCCCTCTTAATATTTTGGATACTCGTTGCTATAGGGGCACCTTATATCACGGAACCTAACATTCCTGAGAAGTGGAGGCAATCCGCATGGATTGATTATCCCAAGACCGTTCCCCCAACGTGGACAGGGATATTTACGGGTGTGAAGGAGGCTCCTCACGAGATCATACCAATGGAGGAGCTCCAGAAGTACACAAGCGTGGAGGACGGTATCATAAAGATAGACATACCCTACAATATGAAGTATGATATTCCACCTCAGGACATCGTCATAAGGAATATAAGCGGGAACTCCACCAACAGGAGACTCAGGCCCTCCCTAAGCTTGTACATCGTAAGACCAGATGGAAAGACCGTGACCTTGCTCTCAGGAATCAAGATCAAGGGTGCCACCGACATCCAGATTGCCAGGGATAATGAGGTAAGGAAGAATGTAATAGAGTGGGTCAAGCAAGAGACAGGAATTCAGCTCGACCCCAATAAGGAGTTCCAGCTCATGACAACTCTTGACACACTGAGAATAGTCTTCGCCCAACTCACCCCCGACATCTTCGATTCACCTCAACCACTCATGGGCGAGTACCACATAATCATCGAGGTAAAGACCCCCAAGGGGACCAGCGTTGATCTCTCAGGAACAGAAGTCATACTAACCGGAAGAACATATGGCCATCTCGGAACGGATGACAAGGGCAGAGACCTCTTCGCTGGCATAGTTTGGGGTTCCAGGGTGTCCCTGACCATAGGCATTGCAACGGCCGTGCTCACAGTCCTCGTCGGAATATTCTATGGCGTCACGGCAGCATACTTTGGAGGCTGGACGGACGAGATAATGATGAGGTTCCAGGAGTTCATGGCCTCCATCCCGAGCCTCCCGATACTCATCCTGCTGGGAACCTACTTCGGAGGCCACATAGCCCTTTGGCAGATAGTGCTCTTACTGGTGCTCTTCGGATGGGTCGGAATAGCGAGAGTTGCGAGGAGTATGGCTTACCAAATTAAGGAGCAGACGTACGTTGAGGCCGCAGTAGCCCTCGGCGCTGGAACCGGCAGGATAATATTCAAGCACATGATGCCACAGCTACTGCCCTATGCATTCGCCCAGATGGCCCTCAGCGTCCCAGGAGCCGTCCTCGCGGAGGCCTCACTGAGCTTCCTTGGTCTCGGCGATCCGACCCAGGTTACGTGGGGTCAGATACTCCACGATGCTCAGGTTGCAGGTGCCGCCGTAAACGGATACTGGTGGTGGGTCATTCCGCCAGGACTCGCGATAGCTTTGGTTGCATTAACGTTCGTGCTGCTCGGTACGGCCCTCGATAGGGTACTGAACCCGAGGCTCAGGAGGCTGTGA
- a CDS encoding ABC transporter ATP-binding protein yields MAKKVLEVKNLKMYYFTSRGPVKAVDDVSFDLKKGEVLGLAGESGCGKSSIGFTLMGMPQPPGKIVSGSIKIDGREIVGLPEDVLRKEIRWQKISMIFQGAMNALNPVYTIGYQMIEPLIYHKGMEREEALNRAMKYLELVGLDPEIVYRYPHELSGGMKQRVVIATALLLEPDIVIADEPTTALDVVVQAQIINLMKRLKKKLGLSMIFITHDLSILAEISDRVAIMYAGKIVEIGPSDKIYYEPAHPYTQKLLAAIPRLHEDVEKLEFIPGQPPNLINPPSGCRFHPRCPYAMDVCKQQEPTMKEIGDGHHAACWLL; encoded by the coding sequence ATGGCAAAGAAGGTGCTCGAAGTTAAGAATCTCAAGATGTATTACTTCACCTCAAGGGGCCCCGTGAAGGCCGTAGACGATGTCAGCTTCGACCTCAAGAAAGGTGAAGTGCTCGGTCTTGCAGGAGAAAGCGGATGTGGAAAGTCCTCCATAGGCTTCACACTCATGGGCATGCCTCAGCCTCCAGGCAAGATAGTCAGCGGTAGCATAAAGATAGACGGTAGAGAAATAGTCGGCCTCCCCGAAGACGTCCTCAGGAAGGAGATACGCTGGCAGAAGATATCAATGATATTCCAAGGTGCAATGAACGCCCTCAACCCCGTCTACACAATTGGTTATCAAATGATAGAGCCCCTAATCTACCACAAGGGCATGGAAAGGGAAGAGGCTCTTAATAGGGCCATGAAGTACCTCGAGCTAGTGGGCCTTGATCCCGAAATAGTTTATCGCTATCCCCACGAGCTGAGCGGTGGTATGAAGCAGCGTGTAGTAATAGCCACCGCTCTACTCCTCGAGCCCGACATCGTCATAGCCGACGAGCCGACGACAGCTCTCGACGTCGTCGTCCAGGCCCAAATAATCAACCTCATGAAGAGGCTCAAGAAGAAACTCGGCCTCTCCATGATATTCATTACCCACGACCTGAGCATCCTTGCAGAGATAAGCGACCGCGTCGCCATAATGTACGCCGGAAAGATCGTGGAGATAGGACCCAGCGACAAGATATACTACGAGCCGGCGCACCCCTACACCCAGAAGCTTCTCGCCGCCATTCCGAGGCTCCACGAGGACGTCGAGAAGCTCGAGTTCATCCCAGGACAGCCACCCAACCTCATCAATCCACCCAGTGGATGCCGCTTCCACCCCAGGTGCCCCTACGCTATGGACGTTTGCAAGCAGCAGGAGCCAACGATGAAGGAGATTGGTGATGGACACCACGCCGCATGCTGGCTGCTGTGA
- a CDS encoding ABC transporter ATP-binding protein codes for MAEPILKVVNLKKYFPIRRGLLASLRGESEKYVRAVDGVSFEVHKQEVFALVGESGCGKTTTGKLVMKLLEPTEGKIYLEGQDVTELKTKEEIKAYRRKVQMIFQDPFSSMNPRFRIYDVLEEPLLIHGIGETRAEREELIYKALEMVKIVPPEDYVHRFPHMLSGGQRQRVAIARALILNPTFIVADEPVSMLDVSIRAEILELMKELKEKMGVTYLYITHDLSTARYFADWIAVMYLGRIVEMGPAKEVIDNPLHPYTRALLAAVPEPIPERKDIIKEVPIKGEVPSAVNIPPGCRFHPRCLYFKKGLCDVEHPKLVEHEHNHWVECHLVGKI; via the coding sequence ATGGCGGAGCCGATACTGAAGGTAGTCAACCTCAAGAAGTACTTCCCCATAAGGAGGGGCCTGCTAGCCTCACTCAGGGGAGAATCAGAGAAGTACGTCAGGGCCGTGGACGGTGTCAGTTTCGAAGTTCACAAGCAAGAGGTCTTCGCACTCGTCGGTGAGAGCGGCTGTGGAAAAACGACGACGGGTAAGCTTGTCATGAAGCTCCTCGAGCCAACGGAAGGAAAGATATACCTCGAGGGCCAAGACGTCACGGAGCTCAAGACGAAGGAGGAGATAAAGGCCTACAGAAGGAAGGTTCAGATGATATTCCAGGACCCCTTCAGCTCCATGAACCCGAGATTCAGGATATACGACGTCCTCGAGGAGCCCCTCCTCATCCACGGCATAGGCGAGACGAGAGCTGAGCGTGAGGAGCTCATTTACAAAGCCCTCGAGATGGTCAAGATCGTGCCACCAGAGGATTACGTCCACAGATTCCCGCACATGCTCTCTGGTGGTCAGAGGCAACGTGTAGCCATAGCTAGGGCTCTCATTCTCAACCCGACGTTCATAGTGGCTGATGAGCCCGTCTCGATGCTCGATGTCTCAATCAGGGCTGAAATCCTCGAGCTTATGAAGGAGCTCAAGGAGAAAATGGGCGTTACTTACCTCTACATCACCCACGACCTTTCAACTGCCAGATACTTCGCCGACTGGATTGCAGTGATGTATCTCGGAAGGATAGTGGAGATGGGACCCGCCAAGGAAGTCATAGACAATCCACTCCATCCCTACACCAGAGCACTACTCGCGGCGGTTCCGGAGCCTATACCGGAAAGGAAGGACATAATCAAGGAAGTCCCAATTAAGGGTGAGGTGCCCAGTGCCGTTAACATACCTCCCGGCTGTAGATTCCACCCGAGGTGCCTTTACTTCAAGAAGGGCCTCTGCGACGTCGAGCACCCCAAGCTCGTGGAACATGAACACAACCACTGGGTCGAGTGCCACCTTGTAGGGAAGATTTAG
- the pgiA gene encoding glucose-6-phosphate isomerase gives MYKEPASFKLDIESGVIEDSKRLVRRLSDMKGYFVDEEAWKELVEKENPVVYEVYAVEQEEREGDLNFATTILYPGKVGKEFFFTKGHFHAKPDRAEVYVALKGRGGMLLQTPEGEARWIPMEPGTIIYVPPYWAHRTVNTGREPFIFLAIYPADAGHDYGTIAKKGFSKIVIEEDGEVKVINNPRWKA, from the coding sequence ATGTACAAGGAGCCAGCCAGCTTTAAGTTAGACATCGAAAGCGGCGTGATAGAAGATTCCAAAAGGCTCGTCAGGAGACTGAGCGACATGAAGGGATACTTCGTGGACGAGGAGGCGTGGAAGGAGCTCGTCGAGAAGGAGAATCCCGTGGTCTACGAGGTCTACGCCGTCGAGCAGGAGGAGAGGGAGGGCGACCTTAACTTTGCGACCACCATCCTTTACCCAGGTAAAGTCGGCAAGGAGTTCTTCTTCACCAAGGGACACTTCCATGCCAAGCCCGACAGGGCTGAGGTCTATGTGGCCCTTAAGGGCAGGGGAGGCATGCTCCTCCAGACCCCTGAGGGTGAGGCCCGCTGGATACCCATGGAGCCCGGTACAATCATTTACGTTCCACCCTACTGGGCTCACAGAACGGTGAATACTGGGAGGGAGCCCTTCATATTCCTCGCAATATACCCGGCCGACGCAGGCCACGACTACGGAACCATAGCCAAGAAGGGCTTCTCTAAGATAGTAATCGAGGAGGACGGAGAAGTCAAAGTCATCAACAACCCGCGCTGGAAGGCCTGA
- the purS gene encoding phosphoribosylformylglycinamidine synthase subunit PurS, with protein MKWKVRVIVRLKEGLNDPEGRVIGKALRNLGYAVENLRVPKCFEFELESEEPEKEVEEMCRKLLANPLIHAWEYSIERVE; from the coding sequence ATGAAGTGGAAGGTTAGGGTCATCGTTCGCCTCAAGGAAGGACTCAACGATCCTGAAGGGAGGGTCATTGGAAAAGCCCTGAGAAACCTCGGCTACGCCGTGGAAAACCTCAGGGTTCCCAAGTGTTTCGAGTTCGAGCTTGAGAGCGAAGAGCCGGAAAAGGAAGTTGAGGAAATGTGCAGAAAACTTCTCGCGAACCCCCTCATCCACGCGTGGGAATACAGCATAGAGAGGGTTGAATGA
- the purQ gene encoding phosphoribosylformylglycinamidine synthase I codes for MPRFAVIVFPGTNCDFETERAIRKAGGKAERVWYKTSLKDFDGVILPGGFSYADYLRAGAIAARQEIIEEVKEFARDGRPVLGICNGFQILTEAGLLPGALRPNKNPRFLCKWVHLRVNDVETPFTSLYEPGEIIRMPIAHAEGNYYVDDPSKVRIVFQYSDEKGNVTEEANPNGSVLNIAGVANEKGNILGMMPHPERASDRFLGSEDGLRLFRSMVEWARR; via the coding sequence ATGCCGCGGTTCGCTGTCATCGTGTTCCCAGGGACGAACTGCGACTTCGAGACGGAGAGGGCGATAAGAAAGGCCGGAGGAAAAGCGGAGCGGGTATGGTACAAGACATCGCTAAAGGACTTCGACGGAGTCATCCTACCCGGAGGCTTCAGCTATGCCGACTACCTAAGGGCAGGAGCCATAGCGGCTAGGCAGGAGATAATTGAGGAAGTTAAGGAGTTCGCCCGGGACGGCAGACCCGTCCTTGGCATCTGCAACGGCTTTCAAATCCTAACGGAGGCAGGCCTTTTGCCCGGAGCCTTGAGGCCCAACAAAAATCCAAGGTTCCTCTGCAAATGGGTTCATCTCCGCGTTAACGATGTGGAGACGCCGTTCACTTCTCTCTACGAGCCCGGAGAGATAATAAGAATGCCCATAGCCCATGCCGAAGGCAACTACTACGTGGACGACCCATCAAAGGTCAGAATAGTCTTCCAGTACAGCGACGAAAAGGGCAACGTGACAGAGGAAGCTAATCCAAATGGCTCGGTGCTAAACATAGCCGGAGTTGCAAACGAGAAAGGGAACATCCTTGGGATGATGCCGCATCCGGAAAGGGCGAGCGACCGCTTTTTGGGAAGTGAGGACGGCCTGAGGCTCTTTAGGAGCATGGTGGAGTGGGCAAGGAGATAG
- a CDS encoding phosphoenolpyruvate synthetase-like protein, with protein sequence MFVRTISAGGSIEEICGKAHRLSLLTRYFNFPEGFVVTTKAYELWKETGSLIGH encoded by the coding sequence ATGTTCGTCCGCACAATCTCTGCAGGAGGCTCAATCGAGGAAATCTGTGGCAAAGCGCACCGCCTTTCTCTCCTGACGAGGTACTTCAACTTTCCTGAAGGCTTTGTGGTAACAACGAAGGCCTATGAGCTCTGGAAAGAAACAGGGAGCCTGATAGGGCATTAG
- a CDS encoding PEP/pyruvate-binding domain-containing protein — protein MRELIETGLEVEELFRKPQDIEWAYNEPLWLPQSRKVTVPIVLYLPFFCQNKP, from the coding sequence ATGAGGGAGCTGATCGAAACTGGCCTCGAAGTTGAAGAGCTCTTCCGCAAACCTCAGGATATCGAGTGGGCCTACAACGAACCCTTATGGCTCCCCCAGTCGAGGAAGGTAACAGTTCCCATAGTTCTTTATTTGCCATTTTTCTGTCAAAATAAACCTTAA